The Vicia villosa cultivar HV-30 ecotype Madison, WI linkage group LG1, Vvil1.0, whole genome shotgun sequence genome includes a region encoding these proteins:
- the LOC131643369 gene encoding uncharacterized protein LOC131643369: MVAGRNNDDIVDALRMFAGSLGHIPLRNNPPIFEGEHEPDKAQSWLKAIEKIFRVMNYTAMQKVQFGTHVLDKEAKDWWGNTTQRFEEEGIQITWDLFCDAFLENYFPEDVRGKKEVEFLEMKQGNGTVAEYTARFQELIKYCPHYNIMNAERSKCLKFLNGLRHDIKKAIGYQHITRFAKLVNKS; the protein is encoded by the exons ATGGTTGCGGGAAGGAACAATGATGACATTGTTGATGCATTGAGGATGTTTGCTGGATCTCTTGGTCATATTCCTCTG aggaacaatccgcCTATCTTTGAAGGAGAGCATGAACCTGATAAGGCGCAATCATGGTTGAAAGCGATTGAGAAGATATTTAGGGTTATGAATTATACTGCTATGCAGAAGGTGCAATTTGGTACTCATGTGCTTGATAAAGAAGCTAAGGATTGGTGGGGTAACACTACTCAGAGGTTTGAGGAAGAGGGTATTCAGATTACTTGGGATCTTTTCTGTGATGCATTTTTGgagaactattttccagaagatgtccgtggaaagaaagaggtgGAATTCCTTGAGATGAAGCAGGGTAATGGTACCGTAGCGGAGTATACTGCGAGATTCCAAGAGTTGATCAAGTATTGTCCCCATTACAATATTATGAATGCTGAGAGgtctaagtgtttgaagtttCTGAATGGTCTGAGGCATGACATCAAGAAAGCTATTGGTTATCAACATATTACTCGTTTTGCAAAGTTGGTTAACAAGAGTTAG